In the genome of Centropristis striata isolate RG_2023a ecotype Rhode Island chromosome 6, C.striata_1.0, whole genome shotgun sequence, the window agacgcaaacaTTGCAGTGGCTATTCGCAAGTGGAAACACCACAGATGTTGAATGAATTGATGCTTACATGTAGAACATTTAAGCTCTGAATCTGTGTTGACTCACATAAGAACAAACTTCTTATATGATTCTACACCTACAACACATTATTTGAGACAAATTTAGGTGGAATTTTTGGATTTTGAGATGGAGAGTTTCTTGGCTTTGTGAGTTAGTGAGAATTTGTAAAGAAAGCTTAATGGATATAATAACAGAGCTGGACTTGAACACCGTTTGCCTCCCTCAGCAGCTCACTATCTCATCCTTGCTCTGACAGCACACAGTAATAGAATGCACTCAAACTTGTACATAgtattaaataatgtaaattgactGTAGATTCTATTTTCTATAAGGATATTGGTGTATTTATGGCGTCTTTTTCTATGTGTTTTCTATGTTATGTGGAAAAAGATCACAATAAAATGTTCTGCAAAACAATGCTATCGTGTGTATAATGTTAAACAATATATCAGTTTTATTCACCATACTGGTTGGCCCTTTATAGTCCCGTAGCATCAATGAAATTCTTTATACAGCAAAGGGCAAGAGTCATGAGAGGGTCCTCTAATTCTGTTCCCCTCTTAGCTCATAAATCATTTCTCCACAAGGTGGCACACtaaaggaggagcagaggactgGCTCACTATTCTAGAGCCATTCTCCCTTTTAAGTGCAAGTATTGAGCAGGGTTCAGAGAAGATGTATAATGCATCATAAGAATAAAACACGtatgcattcattttaatgaagaacttggcattattattttgtgaatTGCATTTACAAATAGGTCATTCCACTATGTGGAAAGTGGCTCAGTATAAGTAAAAATATAGAGTGACTCATGACTGTATTCACTGTAGATGGCCTGTGGTCTTGGCCATACTATGTGGCGCTAATGAGAAGATAAATCACTCACTTTACATATAAATAGCCTGTTTTAACTACCAGGCAGAACAGTTTTAGCTAGGGTTGTTGAAGAATGGGCTTATTCTATACTTTTTTGTGATtctattcatttttatgttgcagtTAATTatgcatgttaaaatgcccagtGCCTTAAAGTTGGTTAGTTGACCCAGTTATGCTCTAAAGTGTGTGAGTTTGTAACAATTTTATTTCTCAACCTTTTCATGTACtgctaaagaaagacacaggaCTTTTATAGGAATAGGTATATgggtatatatatgtataggtaTATGAACAGCCTTTGGGAGAATGCATTTGCTTTTGtagcacatttttttattattacagaaGCACATTATGACAAAAAGCTGAGTACCAAGAACTACaagtttttgtgtatttaatttACTATAATTGTTAGTTTAAATTGCTAAATTATCAAAGCCTGTCTACAGTGTGTAATACCTTTTCCGCCTGGGTTAGCATTGTCTGCTCTCAGCTGAGTAGTTAACCAAGCGAAAAACATGACGTGCAAAGAGAAAGTGACGTTTTTTATCCTTTATAAACCAATTTGTTTAATCAGCAACATCACTGTTTTAGTTAGCTTCCACAATAGTGGCTCTGGTGGAAAAAGAACCTTACTCATCATCTGGTCCACTGCAAGAAAGGAACCATGAAAAGGGGTAAGATGACAAATGAAATACAAGTTTTTTATCTATATGTATGGATTTGATGTTTAGTGACtacaagtgtgtgtttttttcctcagattTGTTTGCTGTTCTTATATTGGTGTACCTGGAGCTTTCCATGAGGGTCATCACTGCCCCAATCTGTGCCTATGAACAGGCTCAATGCCATGTTCCTTCCCTGGCAGATCTCTTTGAGAGACTCATCCAACAGTCCTCAAGAATGCACGGCATCTCCAGTGATCTGCACTCTGAATTTGTGAGTTCTTTTATTTCAGCACTGACGTTGATCATCCATCACCATCCATCAAGCCTTCCAAAGCCATTCATCCATCATCAATCACCCTTGTTTAAGTTGGCTATTTTCAAGCCCTGATAACACGATGTGGgatttgtgtgtccttttttgcagGAGCAATATTTATTTCCCAGGAAGAACCTCGTAGGAAAACGGAAATGCCACACACATGGCATAGTAACACCAGACGATAAGGAGAATGCACAAAGGCTTGGGGTGAGCAATCGTGTTATTAATATTAAGCTACATATGATTGTGGGTTCTCAAATTAACGTTGAATTTAATTAACGTTTCATATGATTCTCTTTTTGTCCTGGAATCTGTGTATATTACCagtctctctatatttctgtttgggctaaatttatgttgttgtgtgtgtttgttttttttttttgttttttttttggtcgtctgtctgtttttcgccatgtggctttgtactggtgtatcggttttttttcattttttgttgttgtggttatcctttatattaggatattgtatgttatttgtgtgtacattgtctaatttgtaaatatgttcctgagtctttgttgtctagaattgtgttttagtgttttgttttcatattgtggctcctaataagtaatccactgttcttttctttgtttcttcgttaataaaaataattaaaaaaaaaaaaaattattgtggGTACTCATGCACATAAGTGTTTTCACAGCATCTTGTTAGAGATAATATAAAGTTGCACTTTAACATGAACTTATTGAAGTAACTCTTTTATCTACAGCGAGATCAACTGACAGAGGTGATCCTGAATCTGCTGTGGGCTTGGGATGACCCCCTGTTTCAGTTTCACCGAAGCATGTCTCAGGATCACAATCAAGACTTCAACCACTACAGCTCCAACAAGGCACTGGAAATCAGTAATATGGTGCGTGAGCTGAGGGAGGGGGTGGCAAAAATGGCTGAGAAGGTAAGAACCCACTTATGGTTTGAGATGTGTTGTTTGATCACAGGGTCTAAAATGAACTTTTTGTTCTTTCTGCCAATGGCtgttaaactgaaaaatatgtGAAGGCCAAAATATTTTTCAACCAGCCATAAAACAGAAATCATTAAGAAAAGTCATTATATTGGTGTTGCTGCCACCTGTGTGCAGagttgatacttttttttttttccacttgcaTTTGGCAGGTTGTGGGTGGGCCTGTGTGGGCATATCTAACAGTTATTGTTCGATAATAAGTAAAATTTCCCACTGTGTAATGAAGTGCAGTATCTATTGTATTGATTATGAATTAGGTTGAGGCTTGATTATTTGCAATGTTTCACATACAGTATGACACAtattcatttaaagtaaaatctgGCTTCATGCATTCcttaaaacaattaataactttCCATATTTTTTCTATCTACTGTAGATGAAGCTATTGGGAATGCTTGGTAACACTGTTGGTTACATCTCTCCTGAGAGTTTGCTCCCGTCTTCTGCCTTTTCCTTCTACGAACAAGGAGAACTCAACTCAGTGTACCATCATGACCTACTCTACTGCTTCCGCAGAGACTCCAACAAAGTCAAAAATTATATTCGCATCCTGAAATGCACCACCCTTCCTGGACTGGACTGTTAATAGTGAGACCTGAGAGAGTCGTGTAGTATCTTCAAATTTTGACTAACTAGATAAGAGTGTTTGTTTCTAATTTGCTTTAAACTACACATCATATTCTTACTGTGCTGTATTGTATGTGTGCATTTATTGTAGATGGTTGTGCGTGCCTTTTGTAGTATTAATGTTATAGGTAACTGAACAATTGAGCACTGAGcatgaaagaaaatgtcaaataaataaaaatgcaatgaCCTAAAcagttattataattttttgtcatcattttctTATTAATGGAGAGCACAAGCTCTATATAATTATAGCAATGTAAGATGGTCTATGATAGTGTTCATTAACATGTAAATAGTTTTGCTCCAGAAAGC includes:
- the LOC131973794 gene encoding prolactin-like yields the protein MDLMFSDYKCVFFSSDLFAVLILVYLELSMRVITAPICAYEQAQCHVPSLADLFERLIQQSSRMHGISSDLHSEFEQYLFPRKNLVGKRKCHTHGIVTPDDKENAQRLGRDQLTEVILNLLWAWDDPLFQFHRSMSQDHNQDFNHYSSNKALEISNMVRELREGVAKMAEKMKLLGMLGNTVGYISPESLLPSSAFSFYEQGELNSVYHHDLLYCFRRDSNKVKNYIRILKCTTLPGLDC